In the genome of Cryptomeria japonica chromosome 8, Sugi_1.0, whole genome shotgun sequence, one region contains:
- the LOC131054632 gene encoding uncharacterized protein LOC131054632: MLSLDLNFLGVKLLRCLLSRFVCVTMEKIQHRHVDVKGLKLHVAETGSGPDVLLLHGFPEIWYSWRYQMIALADAGFHAMAPDFRGYGLSDTPSEIEKAGFVDLVEDLIGILDEFSIQKVFVVGKDFGAMVAYYLDLLHPHRLRGMVMMGIPYMRPGPQSFAMDKLPRGFYVRHWQEPGRGLKDFGRFDVETVVRNIYTLFSRSELPVAEEGKEIMDLYDPATPWPAWFTEDDLKMYSSLYEKSGFAFPLQVPYMAMRRNWGRLGQITGYTIQAPTLLIMGTKDYAYKFGDMESYINQGTLKDDVPNLEIELIPEGSHFVQEQFPEEVNKITIAFLNKHLLS, translated from the exons ATGCTTAGTTTAGATTTAAATTTTTTGGGGGTTAAATTACTTAGATGTCTCCTGAGTCGATTCGTGTGCGTTACAATGGAGAAAATACAACACAGGCATGTTGATGTCAAAGGACTCAAATTACATGTTGCTGAGACTGGTTCAG GTCCAGATGTGCTGCTGTTGCATGGATTTCCTGAAATCTGGTATTCTTGGCGTTATCAGATGATTGCGTTAGCAGATGCAGGATTCCATGCAATGGCTCCTGATTTCAGAGGCTATGGACTCTCTGATACCCCTTCTGAAATCGAGAAGGCCGGCTTTGTAGATCTTGTGGAAGACCTGATTGGTATTCTCGACGAATTCAGTATTCAAAAA GTATTTGTTGTGGGTAAGGACTTTGGAGCAATGGTTGCATATTATCTGGACCTTCTACACCCTCATCGATTGAGAGGAATGGTAATGATGGGTATACCCTATATGAGACCAGGTCCACAATCCTTTGCGATGGACAAGCTTCCTCGAGGTTTTTATGTCAGACATTGGCAG GAGCCTGGAAGGGGTTTGAAAGATTTTGGGCGTTTTGATGTAGAAACTGTGGTAAGGAATATATATACACTTTTCTCAAGAAGTGAACTGCCAGTGGCAGAGGAGGGTAAAGAGATCATGGACCTGTATGACCCTGCGACTCCCTGGCCTGCTTGGTTTACTGAAGATGACCTCAAAATGTACTCAAGCCTGTATGAGAAATCAGGATTTGCTTTCCCTTTGCAAGTTCCTTACATGGCTATGAGAAG GAACTGGGGGAGATTGGGGCAAATAACAGGTTATACCATTCAAGCTCCCACCCTTCTGATCATGGGTACTAAGGATTATGCTTACAAATTTGGAGACATGGAATCTTATATTAATCAGGGGACGCTCAAGGATGATGTGCCCAATCTGGAGATCGAACTCATTCCTGAAGGAAGCCATTTTGTTCAGGAGCAGTTCCCTGAGGAGGTGAATAAGATTACCATTGCCTTTCTAAATAAGCACCTGCTATCTTAA
- the LOC131029865 gene encoding uncharacterized protein LOC131029865: MQSMEKIQHRHVDIQGLKLHVADIGSGPAVLLLHGFPEIWYSWRYQMIALADAGFHAIAPDFRGYGLSDQPSEIENAGFVDLVEDLIGILDALSIQKVFVVGKDFGAIVAYYVDLLHPDRLRGIVTMGLPYIRPGPQYFAMDKHPRGFYVRHWQEPGRGLADFGRFDVESVVRNIYTLFSSSELPVAEEGKEIMDLYDPATPLPSWFTEDNLKMYSSLYEKSGFAFPLQVPYMAMKRNWGKLGEIIDYTIQAPTLLILGTKDYAFKSGDMESYINQGKLKDDVPNLEIKLFPEGSHFVQEQFPEEVNKITIGFLNKQLQS, translated from the exons ATGCAGTCGATGGAGAAGATACAACACAGGCATGTTGATATCCAAGGACTCAAATTACATGTTGCTGATATTGGTTCAG GTCCAGCAGTGCTGCTGTTGCATGGATTTCCTGAAATCTGGTATTCTTGGCGTTATCAGATGATCGCGTTGGCAGATGCAGGATTTCATGCAATAGCTCCCGATTTCAGAGGCTATGGACTCTCTGATCAGCCTTCTGAAATTGAGAATGCCGGCTTTGTAGATCTTGTGGAAGACCTGATTGGTATTCTTGATGCCCTTAGTATTCAAAAA GTATTTGTTGTGGGTAAGGACTTTGGAGCAATTGTTGCATATTATGTGGACCTTCTACACCCTGATCGATTGAGAGGAATAGTAACGATGGGTTTACCTTATATAAGACCAGGTCCACAATACTTTGCGATGGACAAGCATCCTCGAGGCTTTTATGTCAGACATTGGCAG GAGCCTGGAAGGGGTTTGGCAGATTTTGGACGTTTTGATGTAGAATCTGTGGTAAGGAATATATATACACTTTTCTCAAGTAGTGAACTGCCTGTGGCAGAGGAGGGTAAAGAGATCATGGACCTGTATGACCCTGCAACTCCCTTGCCTTCTTGGTTTACTGAGGATAACCTCAAAATGTATTCAAGCTTATATGAGAAATCAGGATTTGCTTTCCCTTTGCAAGTTCCTTACATGGCTATGAAAAG GAACTGGGGGAAATTGGGGGAAATCATAGATTATACCATTCAAGCTCCTACCCTTTTGATCTTGGGTACTAAGGATTATGCTTTCAAATCTGGAGACATGGAATCTTATATTAATCAGGGAAAGCTCAAGGATGATGTGCCCAATCTGGAGATCAAACTGTTTCCGGAAGGAAGTCATTTTGTTCAGGAACAGTTCCCTGAGGAGGTGAATAAGATTACCATTGGCTTTCTCAATAAGCAACTGCAATCTTAA